In Ananas comosus cultivar F153 linkage group 10, ASM154086v1, whole genome shotgun sequence, the following proteins share a genomic window:
- the LOC109716602 gene encoding chromodomain-helicase-DNA-binding protein 9-like, with the protein MDGLRSRSYADGRAEKESSYAASGLHMVRSYSASHRSAPNCKKGKSTCGSSSMESSSSSSSSSSSSSFVGWGLISDPELQRKTRVAGYKVYAVEGKMKGSVRKSFRWXVAKLSLLLGSI; encoded by the coding sequence ATGGATGGGCTGAGATCAAGGTCGTACGCGGACGGGAGGGCGGAGAAGGAGTCCTCCTACGCGGCGTCGGGGCTCCACATGGTGAGGTCCTACAGCGCTTCCCACAGAAGCGCTCCCAATTGCAAGAAGGGGAAGAGCACTTGTGGGTCCTCTTCCATGgagtcttcgtcttcgtcttcgtcttcgtcttcgtcttcctcTTTCGTAGGTTGGGGTCTGATTAGCGACCCGGAGCTGCAGAGGAAGACGAGGGTGGCGGGGTACAAGGTGTACGCCGTGGAGGGCAAGATGAAAGGCTCCGTCAGGAAGAGCTTCAGGTGGATNGTAGCAAAGTTGTCCTTACTTCTTGGCAGCATATAG
- the LOC109716746 gene encoding diacylglycerol O-acyltransferase 1 translates to MANSNAPETLDPPTEPSPLLLRRRRLPLSPSSAATDSADDSSAETISDAAAAAAAAGNGDDRGGAGAGREGAGTVVNGGVGEAPVGGGGAQGVFLYRASAPAHRRVKESPLSSDAIFKQSHAGLFNLCIVVLIAVNSRLIIENLMKYGLLIRAGFWFSARSLRDWPLLMCCLTLPAFPLGAFMVEKLAYRKYIPEKLVIFLHVIITTATIVYPVLVIIKCDSAVLSGFVLMILDCILWLKLVSYAHTNYDIRALSKTVDKDDLRSSYLDPDNMKGVSFKSLVYFMVAPTLCYQQSYPRTACIRKGWVIRQLIKCLIFTGLMGFIIEQYINPIVKNSQHPLKGNLLNALERVLKLSVPTLYVWLCMFYCFFHLWLNILAELLRFGDREFYKDWWNAKTVEEYWRMWNMPVHKWMVRHIYFPCIRNGLPKGVAVFISFLTSAIFHELLVAVPCHSFKFWAFLGIMLQIPLVILTKYLQNKFRNTMVGNMIFWFFFCIFGQPMCILLYYHDVMNRKVRTE, encoded by the exons ATGGCGAACTCGAACGCTCCAGAAACCCTCGACCCTCCCACCGAGCCCtcgcccctcctcctccgccgacgccgcctccccctctccccctcctccgccgccaccgacTCGGCGGACGACTCCAGCGCGGAGACGATCTccgatgccgccgccgccgccgccgccgccgggaaCGGGGACGATCGCGGTGGGGCGGGCGCGGGGAGGGAGGGGGCGGGGACGGTCGTGAACGGTGGCGTAGGAGAGGCCCCGGTAGGGGGCGGCGGGGCCCAGGGGGTGTTCCTCTACAGGGCCTCGGCGCCGGCGCACCGGAGGGTGAAGGAGAGCCCGCTGAGTTCGGATGCGATCTTCAAACAG AGCCATGCAGGTCTCTTCAACCTCTGTATAGTAGTGCTGATTGCAGTTAACAGCAGGCTTATTATTGAGAACTTGATGAAG TATGGCCTATTAATAAGAGCTGGCTTTTGGTTTAGTGCAAGATCATTAAGAGATTGGCCCCTTCTTATGTGTTG CCTCACTCTACCAGCTTTTCCTCTTGGCGCATTTATGGTTGAAAAGTTGGCTTACAGGAAATATATTCCTGAAAAA CTTGTTATCTTTCTTCATGTCATTATTACAACGGCTACAATTGTCTATCCAGTTTTGGTGATTATTAA GTGTGATTCTGCAGTTTTATCTGGCTTTGTATTAATGATTCTTGACTGCATTCTTTGGTTAAAGCTCGTGTCTTATGCCCATACAAATTATGATATAAGGGCATTATCTAAAACTGTTGATAAG GATGATTTACGGTCCAGTTATCTTGACCCGGATAATATGAAAGGTGTAAGTTTTAAAAGCCTAGTATACTTCATGGTGGCTCCCACACTCTGTTACCAG CAAAGCTATCCTCGGACTGCATGCATTAGGAAAGGCTGGGTGATCCGTCAACTTATTAAATGCTTGATATTCACTGGCTTGATGGGCTTCATCATTGAGCAA TATATTAACCCAATTGTCAAGAATTCGCAACACCCGTTGAAAGGGAACCTGTTGAATGCTTTAGAGAGAGTCTTGAAACTATCAGTACCAACTTTATATGTGTGGCTTTGCATGTTCTATTGCTTTTTCCATCTGTG GTTAAATATACTTGCTGAGCTTCTTCGATTTGGTGATCGTGAGTTTTACAAAGATTGGTGGAATGCAAAGACCGTAGAAGAG TATTGGAGAATGTGGAACATG CCTGTTCACAAATGGATGGTCCGACATATTTATTTTCCATGCATAAGGAATGGTTTACCAAAG GGAGTTGCAGTTTTTATTTCCTTTCTTACTTCTGCTATATTTCACGAG CTATTGGTTGCTGTTCCTTGCCACAGTTTCAAATTCTGGGCGTTCCTAGGGATCATGCTTCAG ATTCCCCTAGTCATCTTGACAAAGTACCTCCAGAATAAGTTCAGGAATACAATG GTCGGCAACATGATCTTTTGGTTCTTTTTCTGTATTTTCGGACAGCCCATGTGTATTCTTCTATACTACCATGATGTGATGAACAGGAAAGTACGGACAGAGTAA
- the LOC109715934 gene encoding uncharacterized protein LOC109715934, whose amino-acid sequence MVVMRLSPWSPLPATATATKKKKRGKVTVAVARLAPLPFPPTGERTARLIAVEAAWERGAPGSGPLSLLARKAMRRKEERGNGRRVSRWEPVGVDGAVEWEEDDEANRFELGPVSVSLSLSVLCGSQQEGKGRGSKPEEIGRATVNLEEWARVSQTEKQGEEEEVMDKISQLQAQRKQVPITLRKEGWTSDAILYVNFNFVEVTRSQEIKETPSIRDEQMINKKKSKQKEATTDEQQTDASFTSNSEIIGLDQLLQLADESDKLAVYGSRSRSPSCSSSSNSGQSSPELKSISKRRFLSWRRRSRDNDNGKDYNEKESKKSQDSSSQIIPQSVTGNEVSESNEDEDPIGNWKNKEFISRDAQTKIKTQIFFASIDQRDESAGGESACTALVAVIADALHSKRLNEPTKSEFDALIREGSLEWRKLCEETSYISRFPNKHFDLDTILDSKVRSISVLRQKSFIGFFQPESFESLSGAMSFDDIWHEISAQRCDPVVYIVSWNDHFFVLKVEDNVYYIIDTLGERLYEGCNKAYILKFDENTEMYKLPEKNGDVDKDEIICRGKECCREFINRFFAAIPLREELEIEKKGGVNNSSAPHQRLQIEFHFTVLQEEEPTDVRISNDEESTVRTSNDLCADEQLVS is encoded by the exons ATGGTGGTGATGCGTCTCTCCCCGTGGTCTCCTCtcccggcgacggcgacggcgacgaagaagaagaagaggggtaAGGTCACCGTCGCGGTGGCCCGACTCGCGCCTCTCCCGTTTCCCCCGACGGGGGAAAGGACGGCGAGGTTGATCGCCGTGGAAGCGGCGTGGGAACGGGGGGCGCCGGGGTCCGGGCCGCTGTCGCTGCTCGCGAGGAAGGCGATGCGGAGGAAGGAGGAGCGGGGAAACGGGCGGCGCGTTTCCCGGTGGGAACCGGTGGGAGTCGACGGGGCGGTCGAATgggaggaggacgacgaagcAAACCGGTTCGAGCTCGGCCCCGTTTCcgtttccctctccctctccgtcCTATGC GGATCACAGCAAGAGGGAAAGGGCAGAGGGAGCAAACCTGAAGAGATAGGGAGAGCAACAGTAAACCTGGAAGAGTGGGCTAGGGTTTCCCAAACTGAGAAgcagggagaagaagaagaagtaatGGATAAGATATCCCAGCTCCAAGCACAAAGAAAGCAGGTCCCCATCACCTTGAGGAAAGAGGGGTGGACAAGTGATGCCATACTTTAT GTCAATTTCAACTTTGTTGAGGTGACGAGATCTCAAGAAATTAAAGAAACACCATCCATTCGAGATGAGCAAAtgataaacaagaaaaagagcaaGCAAAAGGAGGCAACAACTGATGAACAACAGACCGACGCTTCATTTACGTCCAATTCAGAAATTATCGGTTTGGATCAGCTTCTTCAGTTGGCAGATGAATCAGATAAGTTGGCTGTTTATGGCAGCAGAAGCCGCTCTcccagctgcagcagcagcagtaataGCGGCCAATCAAGTCCAGAActaaaatcaatttcaaaacgTCGATTTCTTtcctggaggaggaggagcagagACAACGACAATGGAAAAGATTATAAtgagaaagaaagcaagaagaGCCAAGATTCCTCTTCCCAGATAATACCTCAGAGTGTTACA GGAAATGAAGTTTCTGAATCAAACGAAGATGAGGATCCTATTGGTAACTGGAAAAATAAGGAATTTATCAGCAGAGACGCACAAACGAaaatcaaaactcaaatcttTTTTGCCTCAATTGACCAACGAGATGAGAGTGCAGGCGGAGAGAGCGCTTGCACGGCCCTCGTTGCAGTGATTGCAGATGCTCTACATTCTAAAAGATTGAATGAGCCAACAAAATCAGAGTTTGACGCTCTAATTAGAGAAGGCTCATTAGAGTGGAGAAAACTATGTGAAGAGACATCCTACATAAGCCGTTTTCCAAACAAGCATTTTGATCTCGATACTATACTAGATTCCAAAGTCAGGTCAATTTCGGTTCTGCGCCAAAAGTCATTTATCGGATTCTTTCAACCGGAAAGTTTTGAATCATTATCGGGAGCAATGTCCTTCGATGACATCTGGCATGAGATTAGTGCACAGAGATGTGATCCAGTGGTCTATATCGTGAGTTGGAATGACCATTTCTTTGTTCTAAAGGTTGAAGATAATGTGTATTATATCATAGACACTTTAGGGGAGAGACTATATGAAGGGTGCAATAAAGCCTACATACTCAAGTTTGATGAAAACACAGAAATGTATAAATTGCCCGAGAAGAACGGAGATGTAGATAAGGATGAAATAATATGCCGCGGGAAAGAATGTTGTAgggagttcattaacagattttttGCTGCAATTCCACTGAGGGAGGAATTGGAGATTGAAAAGAAGGGGGGCGTGAATAATAGTTCGGCCCCGCATCAGAGGTTGCAGATAGAGTTTCACTTCACAGTGTTACAAGAAGAGGAACCGACCGATGTGCGAATATCTAATGATGAGGAATCGACCGTGCGAACATCTAATGATTTGTGTGCTGATGAACAGTTGGTTAGTTAG
- the LOC109716442 gene encoding 40S ribosomal protein S30: MGKVHGSLARAGKVRGQTPKVAKQDKKKKPKGRAYKRMQYNRRFVTAVVGFGKKKGPNSSEKK; encoded by the exons ATGG GGAAGGTGCACGGATCGCTCGCGCGCGCGGGGAAGGTGAGGGGCCAAACCCCGAAGGTGGCGAAGCAggacaagaagaagaagccgaAGGGGAGGGCGTACAAGCGCATGCAGTACAACCGCCGCTTCGTCACCGCCGTGGTCGGCTTCGGCAAGAAGAAGGGCCCCAACTCCTCCgagaagaagtaa
- the LOC109716441 gene encoding uncharacterized protein LOC109716441, with protein MAAAAAAAAAAPGFGARSLNARSPFLLALRCSASSACPSPSPSRDSDPFETPPPPNSSSSSTAAATTMATSPPRPFFPKRGQTLELVCESLAFKGKGVCRAADTGFVLMCDRALPGERFLGRVSRKKPTYAEVTKLKTLTPHRDFVEAPCEYASHCGGCKTQNLLYEAQIRAKEQQVRDLIVHVGRFDDRDPDFAGVLKPIVPCDVQFHYRNKMEFSFGAQRWVPRDESMVGKDKTDSGFALGLHAPGFFDKVLHVEKCLLQSEAANKVLAVIQDSWMDPSLGFSPYNVHTHRGFLKHLMLRMGRHLNTGLPELMVNFVTASYKPELLEPLVSKISAIPEVVSILNNVNTSVGNTSVGEEEYTLYGKSTITEMLRGLTFQISANSFFQTNSKQAEVLYKLIEDCAGLKGDGSEIVLDLFCGTGTIGLTLARKVRHVYGYEVVAEAISDAQRNAELNGIHNATFVQGDLNKINDTFGNDFPKPDIVISDPNRPGMHMKLIKYLLKTQAPRIVYVSCNPATCARDIDYLCHGVDERGIKGRYLLKRVIPVDMFPHTPHIECVCLLELC; from the exons atggccgccgccgccgccgccgccgccgctgctcccGGGTTCGGCGCGCGCAGCCTCAACGCGCGGTCTCCATTTCTGCTCGCGCTCAGGTGCTCTGCCTCCTCTGCTTgcccctctccttctccctcccgCGATAGCGACCCCTTCGAAACCCCTCCCCCGCCcaattcctcttcttcttctactgctGCTGCTACGACTATGGCTACTTCCCCTCCCCGACCCTTCTTCCCCAAGCGCGGCCAAACCCTAGAGCTTGTGTGCGAGTCCCTCGCCTTCAAGGGCAAGGGCGTGTGCAGGGCCGCCGACACCGGCTTCGTCCTCATGTGCGACCGCGCCCTCCCCGGCGAGCGCTTCCTCGGCCGCGTCTCCCGCAAGAAGCCCACCTATGccgag GTGACTAAGCTTAAAACGCTCACGCCGCATAGAGACTTTGTCGAGGCGCCGTGCGAGTACGCTTCGCATTGCGGTGGATGCAAGACTCAGAATCTTCTCTACGAAGCGCAGATTAGAGCGAAGGAGCAGCAGGTTCGCGACCTGATAGTGCACGTCGGGAGGTTTGATGATAGGGATCCCGATTTTGCCGGTGTATTGAAGCCCATTGTGCCGTGCGATGTTCAGTTTCACTACAGGAACAAG ATGGAATTCTCATTTGGAGCTCAGAGATGGGTGCCGCGAGATGAGTCGATGGTTGGGAAGGATAAAACTGACAGTGGTTTTGCATTGGGACTGCATGCACCAGGATTCTTCGATAAGGTCCTCCATGTTGAGAAATGCTTGTTGCAGAGCGAAGCCGCTAACAAG GTTCTTGCAGTTATTCAAGATAGTTGGATGGATCCATCTCTCGGCTTTTCGCCTTATAATGTCCACACTCATCGGGGGTTTCTCAAACATCTTATGCTAAGAATGGGAAG ACATCTCAATACTGGACTTCCTGAATTGATGGTTAACTTTGTGACAGCATCCTATAAACCTGAGCTATTGGAGCCTCTCGTCAGCAAGATCTCAGCAATACCTGAAGTG GTTAGCATCTTGAATAATGTGAATACATCCGTGGGCAACACGTCTGTAGGGGAGGAAGAGTACACTCTATATGGAAAGTCAACTATCACGGAGATGCTAAGAGGACTTACATTCCAGATATCAGCCAACTCTTTCTTCCAGACTAATTCTAAACAG GCAGAGGTCCTTTATAAGCTTATTGAGGATTGTGCTGGGCTTAAAGGAGATGGCTCAGAGATTGTTCTCGATCTGTTTTGTGGAACTGGGACCATTGGTTTGACCCTTGCGCGAAA GGTAAGGCATGTTTACGGTTACGAAGTGGTGGCTGAAGCTATCTCAGATGCTCAAAGAAATGCTGAGCTAAATGGCATACATAATGCCACATTTGTTCAAGGAgatcttaataaaattaatgaCACTTTTGGGAATGATTTTCCAAAACCTGACATCGTCATTTCAg ATCCTAATCGGCCAGGAATGCACATGAAGCTAATCAAATATCTATTGAAAACTCAAGCTCCTCGCATTGTCTACGTGTCCTGTAATCCAGCTACCTGCGCACGTGATATTGATTATCTTTGCCATGGTGTG GATGAACGAGGTATAAAAGGACGCTACCTGTTAAAAAGAGTAATACCTGTAGACATGTTTCCTCACACACCTCATATTGAGTGTGTCTGCTTATTGGAGCTCTGctga
- the LOC109716735 gene encoding probable protein phosphatase 2C 12 yields the protein MGICISTEHLEKEECDGNIVYVMEEEDLCSDEEGVRRIASLFSQQGKKGPNQDAAILCQGYGMEDGVFCGVFDGHGRSGHIVSKLVRDYLPSLLLSERNAIVLSDNDDYGFGNCNSSSSCEEAPSPLSSPEMFDEWKQACTNAFRAMDKELKLQNNLDCSFSGTTAVTIIKQGKDLIIANLGDSRAVMGTISQDGQLQAIQVTTDLKPSIPKEADRIRKSHGRIFALKDEPHIQRVWLPDENYPGLAMARSFGDFGLKHYGVISVPEVSYHRLTSKDLFIVLATDGVWDVLSNEEVVSIVWSTGRKEEASEAVVEAATRAWKSKFPSSRVDDCSVACLFLQDKKQQLILKSSKKA from the exons ATGGGGATCTGTATCTCTACTGAGCACTTGGAGAAGGAGGAGTGTGATGGGAACATAGTATATgtgatggaggaggaggatctaTGTTCTGATGAGGAAGGGGTGAGGAGAATTGCTTCCCTCTTCTCTCAGCAGGGAAAGAAAGGGCCAAACCAAGATGCTGCCATCCTCTGCCAG GGTTATGGTATGGAGGATGGGGTGTTTTGTGGGGTCTTTGATGGCCATGGGAGGTCTGGGCACATAGTGAGCAAACTAGTTAGAGATTACCTTCCATCTTTGCTCCTTAGCGAGCGCAACGCCATCGTCCTCTCCGACAACGACGACTACGGATTCGGCAATTGTAACTCTAGCAGTTCATGCGAAGAAGCTccgtctcctctctcttctccagAGATGTTTGATGAGTGGAAACAGGCCTGCACCAATGCTTTCAGAGCCATGGATAAAGAACTCAAGCTCCAGAATAACTTGGATTGCTCCTTTAGTGGCACTACGGCAGTAACCATCATTAAGCAG GGTAAGGATTTGATCATCGCCAACCTCGgggattcgagagcagttatGGGAACAATCTCACAAGATGGTCAGCTTCAGGCCATACAAGTAACAACTGACTTAAAGCCTAGCATACCGA AGGAGGCAGACAGAATAAGGAAGAGCCATGGGCGGATTTTCGCACTAAAGGACGAGCCGCACATCCAGCGGGTGTGGCTGCCCGACGAGAACTACCCAGGCCTCGCCATGGCCCGTTCTTTTGGCGATTTCGGGCTCAAACACTACGGTGTGATCTCCGTCCCTGAGGTCTCCTATCACCGGCTAACAAGCAAAGATCTTTTCATCGTCCTAGCTACTGATGGG GTGTGGGATGTATTAAGCAATGAAGAAGTGGTATCAATAGTGTGGTCAACAGGAAGGAAAGAGGAGGCATCAGAAGCAGTGGTGGAAGCAGCTACGCGCGCGTGGAAGAGCAAATTCCCTTCATCAAGAGTAGATGATTGCTCTGTTGCTTGCCTCTTTCTTCAGGATAAGAAGCAACAATTAATTCTAAAATCATCAAAGAAGGCCTAA